agattatgcacaggagatggctgagtccaaaagcaatggaaatcgatgatgacctgactgcctttgataaacacagaaaagaggcaagaaaaagaaatgccaagttcatggtcaaatacgacaaacagagggcaaagctgtatgcacagagagcagaaagaatcaggaacatgactcctgctgagatgaaggattaccttgattctactgagtcaactggtggagttagagctgatattttcatgaaatgggttgatgctatgttagaagccagctctactcctcaaccagcatctgctgctcagccagctacacaacaaacacagccagcagaaacaatcatccttaatgatgatgatattagacagggggagcatcttgctattgttccttacctgcctcctattcaaccagtatcgacacaagaaccatcagctgaacccaggcctattgacaaatacagggtgaaatctgctcctagggacaatcagcccctgaggaatggacccctattcgaggcagctgatgaaggtactgatgtggttgagccagctgatactaatcagtcagctggcattgaagacacagcaaggagtgctgtgatagaagacccagccagaagtgtgctgctgggtagtacaagtgttgaagacccagcaaagtcggttgagctgggtgctaaacaagtagatgatgaaacggttgatcctgctcacttcacagtctggggaagagacggccaaacatttgttctatctcctcttcctccccagattcaagtttactttgacagaacacaggataaccgggtcaatcagcatccagttagttcatctggcagctatgaatcatctatgtatccttcatcttccccaagggttcatgacaaacatatcacttgggaagatgactcagtaacccatggtgagccgaacatcagaaaaatgaacccagatgaaagagatgcctacagacttcagatcactgttccagagttgcttgaacaaagacaaattgaacttaatgaaagaattcgtcaagtcaggctgctgcatcaccctcttgatcagccacgcTATATTGTTGCACTAacctttggcgttgacattagggtgtacttgaataacagtggtctcaggctctccactactgatgaaagaattcattttgaagatgctctccagctgggtatggatataagggagtattgtgctgcccttagtactgaagagggtagaaagatggttgaagcagtaagatccctgaacatttcttatgatgattatctgatgggtttagctgctgaaagggaagccagagaagctgctgatgctgaacttgctgaacgttcaaggcttcaggatattgaagacagattggctgctgacagaaagcaacaggctgagtccctcaaactagccagagccattgtcaaagaacaggataaggtttttgataagatagaaactgctgagaaagtacctaccactgctcctgtagtacctgatcacaatattgagtttcctgatacttattataagagcaggtatggtaatgtgatgaatagaagatctaatccctgcagaattatcaaggtaaacagggggacaaaaagggctttcaatgttgtcagggataacaatgttcaagaaaggattagttttgatgacttaagaactcttggattcagtgaatggatagaaatcttggagtatttcattggtaaaggtgagagtgctatcaagagtgctcttaagactgaactccaacagctgttcaagaaggcaactaagtttgggaatgcaccagtagttgatgttgatgaatttcttgctcaaaagcctaaagggaagcaacctactggtgaaggaccaactgggagaagccgaattgttctacctcctttcatccctgtttttgaccctgctgaattacctctcctgttccctgaagcctggaagattaaacaagaggagctatctgatgaagaaagagaaagagaaagggataaagatagatagtctcctatgtgtttaacttgtatctttgtaatttactttttattatgaattatcttgtaattattgtatatatctgatgtaatgtaagtaaagtgagtttatcttcaaaatcatatcaaattataagatatagataactcatcaaaagatcccaaaacaaacttaaagggacgaatttactgtctactctctctaggtccctaagtgctggctttagtgttttctcttcaagtcataggttttgtcatcatcaaatagggggagattgttgagtccccaaaataattaaggatttaattatgacaaaacaatatttatttgcactaaagtgttatgtgcagccagcacacgtttgtttatgtatagtcagctaatatagctgtgtcgagtgtttagtatgctgcctagtctatcagcacaaggtagaaatgtattcttcgaatcagcacaggatgtgcacccagcaaatcaagaatatcaagtgactcagcatatgaaggaccagtaagtctggataatagcatacaacacaagacagccatgctcaattacaagcatggtagtttatcagagtggtctacatcaacgcactattcaacagaagtcgaagacaaagttgaacagaaaaggacaggagtcggcggctgacaagtgaccttacaagaccacgtgggaatgcagaagtggaacgcatgtgcagacatgtgttatactttattcatacctagggaacacaacattccatttgtttaaatcaaatggtagtgccaaaccgaattggtgtgttcctgcaaatagctacctaagaggaaagaaggagagcacgccttctgacataattgtccccacaagtacaaggcatccaatgtactagtggacaatagattaattacacggttaatagaactactatatatattgttgtatccactattgtaaaaactagtggtgtgggtttatctgttagagtccaaaccgtgtaatagctttagtttatctcttagctataatctaggtaatctgtatcaaccaactatcatttcagccaaggatagttgtgattctttctgatttaatcaataaagaataacagttgaaaattacctgtgactctatcttatttactacagaatactaaacgtgtttaactgactagttaattaagaaaagaattgtattcacccccccccccctctacaatactcctgttgttattaagggaccaacaggtggagatgaagatgatgattataggGGCTGTAAAATTCGTCCAAAAGAAGAGGGAGGATCCGTGATCCTTTTTCTTTGTTTAATTTTAGGGATTAAAAGGTTTAAGGGCTTAACTAGTTGGGTTTTAACACAAACGGGCCACGAAAATAACATATAAACCATGGAGGGGTGAATAATTTCGGCCAAGTGGCCCAAAAGGGAGTCTATGGACTCTAAAATGATGCTAGATAACTTTCTGTGGGATCCCGTTAAGAGCCTTTTAGTGTCGTTATCCGAAAACGCAACccgaatcgctaaacgttaattcTTTCGGAttctttaattaaattaaattctgTTAATCATAAAAGAATTCTAATTTTTATAAAATACATGGAATAATTATTTTtcttaataattatttaattcgTTGCTAAGTGTCGTTAACCGAAACCGAAACTGGAACGTTAACCGAGCGTTTAACGAATTCTAcgcgttttaaatttataaaacttctaataaattaaaagtacctttaaagcataataattatataaaataattattaaaagtgaattatcAATCATTTGGTTGTCTTAAGACGTTTCTCCGATTTTCACTAACCGTACGTTTTTCTTGCGTTTTCTAAGTTTCTCGCATACTTCTAACCAAAGTATGAAATCAAGTGATATGTAGCACATGTTAGAAATAATATTCTCAAAGAAAAAGTTCTGGCGTATAAATTCGTAGAATTTAACTAAcggtcgttaagtatttaacggaaaaGTTAACGAAAAAAGTCAGGTTGTTACAGGCTATCACTAAAACCACCTTCACCTTCACTATAACCACCATAATCTCCACCTTATCACCCTCATATCACCATCCACATCCCAATAAACCAACACACTATCACAAACCAAACAAACCGTTCCTCTTTTCTGTTTCCATTCGTGATCACCACCACGGCTTCACCATCTGCAACCTTAACAACACCACCTATGATCATCACTAAACCGCCATAAACCACctcactcttctctctctctctcatccctTTATCTTCGAGAAACACCAAGAACACCACGAACCAAGTAGCCTGCTATTGTTAACGCCTGGTACTGCTCGTTTTCTTTCCACTCCTGTTCGTTTCTGTTTTAACCACCGAACAGCCACCTCCATTTAACACCGCCACTTTGAACCACAACCCCATTACTCTCTATATATCTCACTCGTCTTCTCTTTCTCCCATTCTCTGTTAATAAACGAACACCATCACAAACCCATGATTCACAGCCACCCACAACTATCATCACCATCACAAAATCTTGCAATTCGTTGCTGCAAGtgatgtttattttttttattaaaaccaaACACACCCATCGGAACCCATTACTAAATTACTGTTACGCTGCCATATATATTCTTATTCTGAAACCCATTCAACAATCCATAAAAATTCTGCTTCTGTTTATAATAAGGATGAATACACGATGATGATTGATAaagaagataatatatattgatgatAGTGACGTTAAAAAAAAACGCGAATGATTGTTGACTACTATGTTTCTGTTTTGCACTTGCAAACTTCGGATccctttaattattttttttacacCGACGCCCATTAATTACGGGATGAAACTTGGGTTACACTTGGACTTTTTAGTTGTACTTGGGCTGATTAATTCAGTTTCTAGTTGGGCCGAATTATACATAAACTCATATGGGTTTTTAATGAGATGATGATTATAGAGACATTAGTGAAGGTGATGAAAGCTGAAATTGAGTTAAAAGAAGTAAACACTCCAATTAAATCAGAATGTAACAGATGGAGGACTGGTTAGGAGGTGTGTTGTgttaccgagaggtctcgggttcgagacctgtCTAAGACATTTTTTGTGGGAAAAGCTtaaaggtagtttatttattattattattattattattattattattattattattattattattattattattattattattattattattattattattattattattatcagtaacactaatagtatcattatttttaaaatttatcacttttatcaaaagttatattattattgaaattaatattttattaaaaattaatatttttattattattaaaattatcattattattattattattagaattatcatgatttttatcataattaatattatttttatcattattattattagtattattaatatatcaaataaagattttttatataaaaatatatttatgacataagacATAActatgttaatatcaatattacatattaaataataatttaatgagtaattagtatattaaaaatttaatgttataagtattacttatataaaatatatagattaaatataaatttatctatataacatataatataacaagtatattattgataataatatatataaacttattcgattactattttgtgttaatatatatacttgatataggttcgtaaatccgaggccaaccttgcattgttcagttccattgtatgaatatttttactacaaaatatcgtattgtgagttcatttgctcccttttactctttacatttttgggactgagaatacatgcgccgtttttacaactgttttattaaatgctattgaaatatattttgaactgagaatacatgaaatgcttttataaatgtttgacgagatagacacaagcaaaatattcctcgaatgaattattatgcagacataagttatgtggattattattgaattagttggacgttataattgccactaattgttgtgattattttccctgattattattgcttggtaacctaagaattagaatcgggtatggccctaattcacgcgaatcctaaaggtagctaccgggtttaacactcccacccagaatgttcactagacggaagagctagtgggcgtggtgtttagtacttcgaagtttatatattatacagacgagatgttctgttttggggatattagtgatgcgcattatatgttaaggtcggttaccaagccaagctatgaaagcaaagtgaatgttatgtatagagagaatgatttttatacacaggttatgtgtatgttatttttgtgcacgagatatgtgtacggttatttaaaaatcgcgaggcaacctacgggggagaaaaggatacgaacctactctgctaagcattatgaaaaatggttttgtacacgagataggtgtactgtatttaaatcttgtggtttataaaaatgatgaattttattggttacgataaacttatgaactcaccaaccttttggttgacacttgaaagcatgtttattctcaggtatgaaatgaatcttccgctgtgcatttgctcattttagagatattacttggagtcattcatgacatatttcaaaagacgttgcattcgagtcgttgagttcatcgggaatattattaagtcatttatagttggatatattataaaatggtatgcatgctgtcaactttcgatgtaatgaaagtttgtctttcaaaagcgaatgcaatgtttgtaaaatgtatcatttagaggtcaaatacctcgcaatgaaatcaattaatatgtaacgtttataatcgatatgaacgggacatttcatcacttGAACCAGTATATATATTTAGACATGCATTCATAAACTAAAATTGTGTTTAGCATATTTAAACTATTGTATCTAACGTGTTGGTTTTAAATAATTAGAATAATACAATTACTACCAGTAATAATGCGATGAACACATGAAGGAATAAACTTTCTAGTCCTCATATAAACTCACAGACTAGCATTACAGCTGTCAGAATACCTAGATATGTATAACTCAAATTTGTAACCAATGAAAAAAGATATATGTGAGGGATCAACGATGTAATTTTGTCTAGAAAAAACAAATGATGTAATATTTGACAAACATGAGGGACCAATGATGTAATTTTGAAATTGAGGTAACTTGAAGTTTACCTTTTATAACATgttaaatacatacaatagaacaattaaaatagttgaatgcatacaataagagatctgaaagttgaatgcatacaatagaaatttggtgaaagttcaatgcattttcaaacaattttcccaATTTTAAAAGACTAATAACTCGGTATTTGACTATATTTGTTACTCTTTGATTTTAAATCCACCCAAAAAATCTAAAATTGACAAAATtacctaaataaataaataagtcaaagttatcatatttagtgagttattcatttccatcattaatTTTGCTTAAAAAATCACAAGATAAATTTCATTCATTGAATCAATATAATCAATGGTTAAGTAATGACGGATCTTTGGGAGAGCATGGGTGAGTCATGGCTTTCCCATATGAATTGGTTAATGCTGGTGCTTCATAGAATAATACACCAATATGATTTTAGCAACTTTGAATTTCATTATATCAATATGGTCAGGTTCAAGTCCTTCAACCACCACTTTTTCTattcatttttaatttttttacaataccatattactagttaaactataatatatactaattaaattaagattatttaacaataatatatacatgaaaataaaaaatatattattaaattaaatatttgTCATACATGATATCTAATAagctattttatttatataaatattcgcCGTATATTATGCTCAAAATAATCTTCCAATAATTATGTTCAAGGTTGGCCCCCTCAAATATTGTGTTTAAGATCCGTCATTGTGGTTAGGATTAAAACGCGGGACACCCACATGTGATTGACTAATATTAAAAACGCAGGACAATCACATCTAATCTGATTCTCATGACAATTTGATTGTAAGatccaatcacatatgattgtaagATCGTAAGGAAAATAAAAGATTTAAATGAATATTTCATATTATATTTACCAATTTAGTATCTTTGTATAAAGATTCAAAATATATGATAAAAACATAGAAAAAAACTTGAATTTGgaaatttcaacagaaacatctaAAGAAATTGTGGCTTACTGTACCCCTTGTTTTCGTGATCGCGACCCAAAAGAGGCTAAGAACCTCGCGATTCCGAGGTTCTAATTAAAACGTCTTCGCGTTCGCCTTTCCCTTTTGTCGCGTCGCGAGAAAGGCTCGATGTTAGGCTCGCAAAAGGGAAGTAAATATGTCTATAAGGCTCCAGAAAGGGAGGGCTGAAACACCATGTTTTTGCTTAAAAAGCCTTGAATTTGTAGCTCGAACCGAACCATTTTTCTTAACATTTTAGCTCCAAAACTATTGTAAACCACCACAAATATCTCAAGTAACACCTCAAACATCATCTTAAGATAAAAAGGCGTTATCTTCAACATATATCTTCTATAAATCTTCAATCATAAACTGAAACGAACAAATATGAACAAGATATTGCGAAGAATAATGTGTATAAACCGAGCAATatcaaatatataaaaaataaaggaAACATTATTAAGGTATGCTACAACAACAGTAAACAAACTTTTTAGTAACTTAAGTCATATTAGCATACACATGTTCACGAATTTGATAGCAAACAAACTcagtctaattatatatatatcaacacattttttataagtttgtaggcgataATAGGACGAAAATGGGTTTGtgagcgacatcggtacatttgtgtaagtttgtagcctatttttgtctTTAACTCTATAATAATATCCAATCTTTCCAAATTGTGGATCATTTTGAACCGTTGGATCAAAATATGACCGTTACGTTACACGCTGTACAAATATGACCGTTGGATCAAAATATAACCCTATAAAAATCACTACAAACTGTACAATTAAACGACAAAGCTAAAATCTTTATTTTCTTTACATGTCAAAGATGACAATGCGTTCAGATCGGAAACCACCGCTGGCTCTAAGATCTCCGATTAGGCTTCGTTCCCTGACCCGCCCTGTTCAGTCAACCGTGAACAACCTTCAAACCCCATCAGGTATTTTACTGTTTTTCATTAAATTTGTTTTCTTTGTTGATTATATAATGAAATTGAGCAATCTTGTGGTATAGATTTTGAGTTTTGATGTGTGTAAGTAGAATTCGGTGTTTGTATTTGATGAAAATTGTTGATTACTTGGTGTTTGTATTTCGCAATTTGCTGTATATTGAAACCCTTGTAGGTGTTTGTGAAAATGTCTAGGTGACCTTTTTCCAAACTGTAAAATTGCTGACAATTCTTGTGTTTAGTATAGATTTAAATATATTTACAGATTCAAGAATGATGAAATTAGGTGAACTTAAATTCATGAAAACATAGTTATTTGTGTGACCTTTTCTCTTTGTTTTCACAAAGCTTTATGCCAGGAGTTCATTTGTTTGGCACTAAAAAAATGTCCTAGTTTTTTTTAGCGTGAAAGAAGTGTTTGCTTTAGTTTTCTTTAAGTTCTCTGTAAGAGCAAAGAACTTTATTTCTGTGGCAATGTGACTGTTTCCGCGGTGGCAGTAATTAAGTAACTAATGCCGGAAATTTTCTTCGCGATTAAAGTAATAAATGTCTGAAACTAAATACCTGTTTAAAGAATAGTTTTCTATTAGTCGTATAATTCTGTCTTGTCCGTAGAGTTTAGTCTAAGTTTCTGCTATGTCCAGTGTTGGTTGAAAGTGGCCTTCAAGTATAAGATAATACTAATTTGTCTATTGTTGATCATCACTGATTTGTCATGATAATAATTGTTTCAAcggataatattattactaaagacATTAATGATACACTTGGATGAACTTTATAACTCTCATGTCAAGTAGGGAAGATCTATATGCTAAAAACTACAGAGACATATTGCAGATTTCAGTTAAGAAAATATACGAAATATATGTTTACAATGAAGCCAAAGTGTTATTTCGAACTTGATGCAATTGGTCATTTTCCCTGATTTTATATTAATTAAAGTTTGTTGTTGCTTTATTTCATAGGTTTTTCAACAAAGCCCCGTTTACCCAAACAATCTTTCGACTTGGAAGTATCCGAACTCCGCCCTGAATACCATACCATATCTTATGAATTTCAAGCTCTATCGAAGATGGTTCAAGATAATTTGTGGGGGTCCACTACAAATCAATCTGCAAATGCTAACAATGGGAAACCTATGTTCGAAAGGGGCAAGTTCTATGAAGAGTATTCTGCAAGAAGGAATGAAAGACTGAGAAAGAAAATAGGTGAATATGGTGTTGAGAAAAAGTCCCCCTGCAAACAGTATCTCGGAGTTAGAGTTGAGTCAGCAAAGAAAACCATTGAAACCAGGAAATTTGAGAGTGCAAGGAAGATGACAACCCCATTGGTGAAGACAACACAAAGG
The window above is part of the Rutidosis leptorrhynchoides isolate AG116_Rl617_1_P2 chromosome 1, CSIRO_AGI_Rlap_v1, whole genome shotgun sequence genome. Proteins encoded here:
- the LOC139857437 gene encoding uncharacterized protein; this translates as MTMRSDRKPPLALRSPIRLRSLTRPVQSTVNNLQTPSGFSTKPRLPKQSFDLEVSELRPEYHTISYEFQALSKMVQDNLWGSTTNQSANANNGKPMFERGKFYEEYSARRNERLRKKIGEYGVEKKSPCKQYLGVRVESAKKTIETRKFESARKMTTPLVKTTQRYSLRSSSKENKKPPLAMSYGTVERKTTTMKRTARKGY